A DNA window from Streptomyces bacillaris contains the following coding sequences:
- a CDS encoding FtsX-like permease family protein translates to MSLWSLALANVWALRRRLVGLVVLVSAAVAVCLGAFAITDRAQAVTTSDVKESTANRSITIDPPGEGSGNPLLTARSVKELSELPRVESVQYRLQASFGLVTDDGNGPLLYATTYRAALPPPVVDAVREDLFPLRAGEVVLPSRSQGFDLTPYLGKKVTATTTRFVREGEGTGVDQPVTVVGLYDATWQLDNPDAAYADDATVIRWAAERNGRPVKDFVDTVGYDQLTVVAQKESDVPGLTRQIQDRHYTATTLRQVLDTLPGILELIRVAGQVLLVVLGLLAFAGTVTATGALARRRAQEIGILKAVGFRTRFVLALLVAEMSLVAAVAAVVGVVLGVGLAGAGAAGLRTVPELKPYVEQALPLPSAGILLPLVAAAVLVVVAGSLGPARRAARMSPTQAMKDW, encoded by the coding sequence ATGAGTCTCTGGTCCCTCGCCCTGGCCAACGTATGGGCGCTGCGACGGCGCCTGGTCGGGCTGGTCGTGCTGGTGTCGGCGGCGGTCGCGGTCTGTCTCGGCGCGTTCGCCATCACCGACCGGGCGCAGGCCGTGACGACGAGCGATGTGAAGGAGAGCACGGCCAACCGGTCCATCACCATCGACCCGCCGGGGGAGGGGTCGGGCAACCCGCTCCTGACCGCCCGTTCGGTGAAGGAGCTGTCGGAGCTTCCGCGCGTCGAGTCCGTGCAGTACCGGCTCCAGGCCTCGTTCGGCCTGGTCACCGATGACGGCAACGGCCCGCTGCTGTACGCCACCACCTACCGGGCCGCCCTGCCGCCGCCCGTCGTGGACGCGGTGCGCGAGGACCTCTTCCCGCTGCGCGCGGGCGAGGTGGTGCTGCCGTCGCGCTCGCAGGGCTTCGACCTGACCCCGTACCTGGGCAAGAAGGTCACCGCCACGACCACCCGGTTCGTCCGGGAGGGCGAGGGGACCGGGGTGGACCAGCCGGTGACGGTGGTCGGCCTCTACGACGCCACCTGGCAGCTCGACAACCCGGACGCCGCCTACGCGGACGACGCGACGGTGATCCGCTGGGCGGCCGAGCGCAACGGCCGTCCGGTCAAGGACTTCGTGGACACGGTCGGGTACGACCAGCTCACCGTGGTGGCGCAGAAGGAGTCGGACGTACCGGGGCTGACCCGGCAGATCCAGGACCGCCACTACACCGCCACCACGCTCCGCCAGGTCCTGGACACCCTGCCCGGCATCCTGGAGCTGATCCGGGTGGCGGGCCAGGTGCTGCTCGTCGTCCTCGGCCTGCTCGCCTTCGCCGGTACGGTCACCGCCACCGGGGCCCTGGCCCGCAGGCGGGCGCAGGAGATCGGCATCCTCAAGGCGGTGGGCTTCCGGACCCGGTTCGTCCTGGCCCTGCTGGTGGCGGAGATGAGCCTCGTCGCGGCCGTGGCCGCGGTGGTGGGCGTGGTCCTCGGGGTGGGTCTGGCCGGTGCGGGCGCGGCGGGTCTGCGGACGGTGCCCGAGCTGAAGCCGTACGTGGAACAGGCGCTTCCGCTGCCGTCGGCGGGGATCCTCCTGCCCCTGGTCGCGGCGGCGGTGCTCGTCGTCGTCGCCGGTTCCCTCGGCCCCGCCCGGCGCGCCGCCCGGATGTCCCCCACGCAAGCCATGAAGGACTGGTGA